In Nitrospira sp., one genomic interval encodes:
- a CDS encoding ABC transporter ATP-binding protein, whose product MGPSAAASEVASQDQPSAIAVQVRGLVKSFGSGETIVTVLKGIDLDVYFGELMLLVGESGGGKTTLLSAIAGILDVDTGELDVLGVSLPIMTPGKRTEFRGKTMGFIYQQFNLLPALTAAENVAVPLLIQQVRRQDALTRARLMLERVGLADRTEFLPRNLSGGQQQRVAVARALVNEPQLLVCDEPTAALDGPNGQKIMELIRDVGRAPDRCVIVVTHDSRIFHFGDRMAELTDGRIVNVHPIQKGASA is encoded by the coding sequence ATGGGTCCATCGGCAGCAGCCTCAGAAGTGGCAAGCCAAGATCAGCCCTCGGCCATCGCCGTGCAAGTGCGCGGCCTGGTGAAGTCGTTCGGATCGGGCGAGACCATCGTGACGGTCCTGAAGGGAATCGACTTGGATGTCTATTTCGGCGAGCTGATGCTCTTGGTCGGCGAATCCGGCGGCGGCAAGACGACGCTCTTGTCGGCCATCGCCGGGATTCTGGATGTCGATACGGGCGAGCTCGATGTGTTGGGTGTCTCCTTGCCCATCATGACACCCGGCAAGCGAACCGAATTTCGCGGCAAGACGATGGGGTTCATCTATCAACAATTCAACCTACTCCCTGCCTTGACCGCGGCGGAAAACGTTGCCGTCCCCCTGCTCATCCAGCAGGTCCGCCGCCAAGACGCCCTCACGCGGGCTCGGCTCATGTTGGAACGGGTGGGGCTGGCCGACCGCACCGAGTTTCTGCCCCGGAACCTGTCCGGCGGTCAACAGCAACGGGTGGCCGTCGCGCGGGCGCTCGTCAATGAACCCCAGCTGTTGGTGTGCGATGAACCGACCGCCGCGCTCGACGGGCCGAACGGGCAAAAAATCATGGAACTCATTCGCGACGTCGGCCGGGCGCCGGACCGCTGCGTGATCGTGGTGACCCACGACAGCCGCATCTTCCATTTCGGAGACCGCATGGCGGAACTCACCGACGGCCGCATCGTGAACGTGCACCCCATTCAGAAAGGGGCCAGCGCATGA
- a CDS encoding FtsX-like permease family protein translates to MNYVALRMLFGDRAKYLMLLCGLTFSVMLIVQQGSIFWGLMLWSQSSITNVHVPIWVTDPGIAQVDEVKPIADTTVDRVRSVQGVEWAVPLYKGLLRARLASGEYHQITLTGLDSATLIGRPAEILEGRFEDLRQPDAVALDQWAVERMGGPQVVTVGTTFELNDRLARVVAIAKTQKTFTNIPVVYTTYERALSYVPRERRTLSYVLAKAKEGTPVEEVITRIREQTGLGAFTSEGFGLRTIEWVLKNTGIGINFGTTILLGFIVGMAISGQTFYLFTVENLRQFGALKAMGASTGTLARMILLQAFTVGLTGYGIGIGLASAFGLLAAREGQLPFAESWPLLVLVLAGLLVICAFSALISIVKLARLEPAIVFR, encoded by the coding sequence ATGAATTACGTCGCACTCCGCATGCTCTTCGGCGATCGCGCCAAGTACCTCATGCTCCTCTGCGGCCTGACGTTCTCCGTCATGCTGATTGTGCAGCAGGGCTCCATTTTCTGGGGCCTCATGCTGTGGTCGCAATCGAGCATCACCAACGTACACGTCCCGATCTGGGTGACCGATCCCGGCATTGCGCAGGTCGACGAGGTGAAGCCGATCGCCGACACGACGGTCGACCGGGTCCGTAGCGTACAGGGCGTCGAGTGGGCGGTCCCACTCTACAAGGGGCTCTTGCGGGCCAGGCTGGCGAGCGGAGAATACCATCAGATCACCTTGACGGGCTTGGATTCGGCGACCCTCATCGGGCGTCCGGCGGAGATTTTAGAGGGACGATTCGAGGACCTTCGTCAGCCGGACGCGGTTGCCCTCGACCAGTGGGCAGTGGAGCGCATGGGCGGCCCGCAGGTCGTCACCGTCGGCACCACCTTCGAGCTGAACGACCGGCTGGCCCGGGTGGTGGCCATTGCCAAGACCCAGAAGACCTTCACGAACATTCCGGTGGTCTACACGACCTACGAGCGGGCCCTGAGCTACGTGCCGCGGGAGCGGCGCACCCTCTCCTACGTGCTGGCCAAGGCCAAGGAGGGGACGCCCGTCGAAGAGGTCATCACGCGCATTCGCGAGCAGACCGGGCTGGGGGCCTTCACGAGCGAAGGGTTCGGGTTGAGAACCATCGAGTGGGTCCTCAAGAACACCGGCATCGGGATCAATTTCGGCACCACGATTCTGTTGGGATTCATCGTCGGGATGGCCATCTCGGGGCAAACCTTTTATCTCTTCACGGTGGAAAATCTGCGTCAATTCGGAGCCCTCAAGGCCATGGGGGCCTCCACCGGCACCCTAGCCCGCATGATCCTGCTGCAAGCCTTTACCGTCGGCCTCACCGGTTATGGGATCGGGATCGGTCTGGCCAGCGCCTTCGGTCTCCTGGCCGCTCGCGAAGGGCAGTTGCCCTTTGCCGAATCCTGGCCCCTGTTGGTGCTGGTGTTGGCGGGACTCCTGGTCATTTGCGCCTTTTCAGCGCTCATCAGCATCGTCAAATTGGCTCGGCTGGAACCGGCCATCGTCTTTCGGTGA